Proteins from one Pontibacter korlensis genomic window:
- a CDS encoding transposase, protein MCLDYKKQLYTNHRLSIGKNQMQQELSAIARDVEWIGCVHSQTLQEVTDRLFRSYDGFFKQGKGFPRFARRGQYRSFTYKQGVKLHENTCTVQLPKIGKVKYRKSQDVQGVIRTGSVVKEADGWYVTLCCEVDIERLPQISKVVGLDVGIRSFVVTSDGVVVDNPKHLYRYQHQLRRAQRAVSRKKKGGSNRRKAAAKLARLHQKVRNTRKDFHHKLSTQLTRESQAIVVENLQVQHMLKNRKLAKSINDAGWYQFVQMLEYKS, encoded by the coding sequence CTGTGTCTGGACTATAAGAAGCAGTTGTACACAAACCACCGGCTTTCCATCGGCAAGAACCAGATGCAGCAAGAGCTCTCTGCTATCGCCAGGGACGTGGAATGGATCGGGTGCGTACACTCACAAACTTTACAGGAGGTGACAGATAGATTGTTCAGGTCCTACGATGGCTTCTTCAAGCAGGGCAAGGGATTCCCCAGGTTCGCCAGGCGAGGCCAGTATCGCTCCTTCACCTACAAGCAGGGGGTGAAGCTGCACGAGAATACCTGTACAGTCCAGCTACCGAAAATCGGCAAGGTCAAGTACCGCAAGTCACAGGATGTGCAGGGGGTTATCAGGACAGGCAGCGTTGTCAAGGAAGCAGATGGGTGGTATGTGACGCTGTGTTGTGAGGTGGATATTGAGCGACTACCACAGATAAGCAAAGTGGTAGGCTTGGATGTTGGTATCAGGTCCTTTGTTGTCACGTCTGATGGTGTTGTTGTAGACAATCCTAAACACCTATACCGCTATCAGCACCAGTTAAGGAGAGCGCAACGTGCTGTATCGAGGAAGAAGAAAGGTGGCAGCAACAGGCGAAAGGCTGCCGCAAAGCTGGCCAGGCTGCACCAGAAAGTCAGGAACACCCGCAAGGACTTCCACCATAAACTCAGCACGCAACTCACTCGCGAGAGCCAAGCGATTGTTGTTGAGAACCTGCAAGTGCAGCATATGCTCAAGAACCGTAAACTTGCCAAAAGCATCAACGATGCTGGGTGGTATCAGTTCGTGCAGATGCTGGAATACAAGTCCTGA
- a CDS encoding carboxy terminal-processing peptidase, translated as MISLTTRFKIILSVLAVVLVTGSFILYKNGSTPEGKNEILIKALMQGLSTGHYQPEKVDDSFSKKVFNLYLERLDYNKKFLLTSDVEKLRKYETAIDDELRQGSFQFFDMSADLIEQRIKDSEAFYKEILAKPFDFTKKEQIELDGEKLAYAKNTAELKEAWRKQLKYQTLVRLVDMQEEQKKKLEKDPKAEQKSFEDLEKEAREKVQKTYDDLYNRLAKVNRDDRRATYINAVTNVYDPHTGYFPPKAKADFDINFTGRLEGIGASLQEKDGQIRVMEIVPGSPSYLQGELKPGDIIQKVGQAAEEPILVEGMRLDDAIQYIRGKKGTEVRLTVKKPDGSTKVIPIIRDVIVFEETYAQSALIEDKDKIGYIKLPGFYADFENKNGRFSGADVKQEIEKLKTVGMKGLILDLRNNGGGSLADAVEMAGLFIEQGPIVQVKTASGKAVVLDDRDTQVQYGGPLVILVNSNSASASEILAAAMQDYKRAVIVGSSTFGKGTVQQFFELDEALPAQFNPYKPFGALKLTTQKFYRINGGTTQLRGVTPDVVLPDAYAYLEFGEKEQDYPLPFDEIAPAKYKPWNNGKLNLAQIKTHSQQRVAQNNSFGLIKQSAERLKKQSDNTTRSLQLEEYLAEERKAEAEAKRLEEAQKEVPVLNVKRLQQDLQALGGDTAKLARNKEFIKGLQQDVYVEEAVAIIQEDLK; from the coding sequence ATGATATCATTGACAACTCGCTTTAAAATCATACTGTCGGTATTGGCTGTAGTCTTGGTTACTGGCTCATTCATACTCTACAAAAACGGCTCTACGCCGGAGGGGAAGAATGAAATCCTGATCAAAGCTTTGATGCAAGGTTTGAGCACCGGTCATTACCAGCCAGAAAAAGTTGACGACAGTTTTTCTAAAAAAGTATTCAACCTATACCTGGAGCGGCTCGACTACAACAAGAAGTTCTTGCTTACCTCTGATGTTGAGAAGCTGCGCAAGTATGAAACAGCTATAGATGATGAGCTGCGCCAAGGCTCGTTCCAGTTTTTCGACATGTCTGCCGACCTGATTGAGCAGCGCATTAAAGATTCTGAAGCATTTTACAAGGAGATTCTGGCCAAGCCGTTCGACTTTACAAAGAAAGAGCAGATTGAGCTGGATGGCGAGAAGCTGGCCTACGCTAAAAACACAGCTGAGCTGAAAGAAGCGTGGCGCAAGCAGCTGAAATACCAGACGCTTGTTCGCCTGGTAGATATGCAGGAAGAGCAGAAGAAGAAACTGGAGAAAGATCCTAAGGCAGAGCAAAAGTCTTTCGAGGATCTAGAGAAAGAGGCTCGTGAGAAGGTACAGAAAACGTACGATGACCTGTACAACCGCTTAGCCAAGGTAAACCGCGATGATCGCCGCGCTACCTATATCAATGCTGTTACAAACGTATATGACCCTCATACAGGCTATTTCCCTCCAAAAGCCAAGGCTGATTTCGACATCAACTTTACAGGTCGTTTGGAAGGTATTGGAGCCTCGCTTCAGGAAAAAGACGGACAGATCCGTGTAATGGAGATTGTACCAGGTAGCCCGTCTTACCTGCAGGGCGAACTTAAGCCTGGCGACATTATCCAGAAAGTTGGCCAAGCTGCTGAAGAGCCTATTCTGGTTGAAGGCATGCGCCTGGACGACGCTATCCAGTATATCCGTGGTAAGAAAGGCACTGAGGTACGCCTTACAGTGAAAAAGCCAGACGGCTCTACAAAGGTTATCCCGATCATCCGCGATGTGATTGTATTTGAGGAAACTTATGCACAATCCGCTCTGATAGAAGACAAAGACAAGATCGGTTATATCAAGCTGCCAGGCTTCTATGCTGACTTTGAGAATAAGAACGGTCGATTCAGTGGTGCCGATGTGAAGCAGGAAATCGAGAAACTGAAGACTGTCGGCATGAAAGGCCTGATCCTAGACCTGCGTAACAATGGTGGTGGCTCCTTAGCTGACGCTGTGGAGATGGCTGGTCTGTTTATCGAGCAAGGCCCAATTGTACAGGTAAAAACAGCCTCTGGCAAAGCCGTGGTACTTGATGACCGTGACACTCAGGTGCAGTACGGTGGCCCACTGGTGATTTTGGTAAACTCTAACAGCGCTTCGGCTTCAGAGATTTTGGCAGCTGCGATGCAGGACTATAAGCGTGCTGTAATTGTGGGTAGCTCTACTTTTGGTAAAGGTACCGTGCAGCAGTTCTTCGAGTTAGATGAGGCCCTACCTGCGCAGTTTAACCCATACAAGCCGTTTGGCGCCCTGAAACTGACAACGCAGAAGTTCTACCGCATTAACGGTGGTACTACTCAGTTGCGTGGTGTAACGCCGGATGTTGTGTTACCAGATGCTTATGCCTACTTAGAGTTTGGCGAGAAAGAGCAGGATTACCCGCTTCCGTTCGATGAGATTGCCCCAGCCAAGTATAAGCCTTGGAACAACGGTAAACTTAACCTGGCACAGATAAAAACACACAGCCAGCAGCGTGTAGCACAGAACAATAGCTTTGGGCTGATCAAGCAAAGTGCGGAGCGCCTGAAGAAGCAGTCCGACAATACAACCCGCTCACTGCAGTTGGAAGAGTATTTGGCAGAAGAGCGCAAGGCAGAAGCAGAAGCTAAGCGCCTGGAGGAAGCTCAGAAAGAGGTACCAGTGCTTAATGTTAAGCGCCTTCAGCAGGACTTACAGGCTCTTGGTGGTGACACAGCTAAGCTCGCCCGTAACAAGGAGTTCATCAAAGGATTGCAGCAGGACGTGTATGTGGAAGAGGCAGTTGCCATCATCCAGGAAGACCTGAAGTAA